From a single Apium graveolens cultivar Ventura chromosome 2, ASM990537v1, whole genome shotgun sequence genomic region:
- the LOC141686873 gene encoding uncharacterized protein LOC141686873, protein MSYSFPFDLNEPAEEDTKELKNHHHRRRAKLSCDLRMQVVMWLLNNQIEGKLKHGAVQEVANLFNVSRRTINTIWRTTRRQKAASEPYNMSIKGHNSGRKRIQVQPNAITEINMGDKACIRDLAVQLKVSSTTANRMIKRGLIKPHTNPLHPVLKEANLFQRVKWVLNLLKGDTPTTKRQYYPMFSFIHIDEKWFYLSKKSQRVYLERNEKGKYRAAKSSKFIPKVMFTAAVARPRYNAENECIFDGKIGIFPFTYQEPAKRASKYRAKGTVITKIVESVGKKETRNMLINDIIPAIIQKWPTSEGHKTIYIQQDNARTHICQEDPEGQQVYQQREFTFILVQQPPNSQDLNIQDLGFFRSIQS, encoded by the coding sequence ATGAGTTATAGTTTCCCTTTTGATTTGAATGAACCAGCAGAAGAAGACACAAAAGAACTGAAAAATCATCATCACAGAAGGAGGGCAAAGCTCAGCTGTGATTTAAGGATGCAAGTAGTAATGTGGCTTCTGAACAATCAGATAGAGGGGAAATTGAAGCATGGTGCAGTTCAAGAAGTGGCAAATCTGTTCAATGTATCAAGGAGAACAATCAACACAATATGGAGAACTACAAGGAGGCAAAAGGCAGCAAGTGAGCCATACAACATGTCAATAAAGGGTCATAACTCAGGGAGAAAAAGAATACAGGTGCAACCTAATGCAATAACTGAGATAAACATGGGGGACAAAGCATGCATAAGAGACTTGGCAGTACAATTGAAAGTTTCTTCAACTACAGCAAACAGAATGATAAAGAGGGGACTCATTAAACCTCACACAAACCCTTTACATCCTGTTTTGAAAGAGGCAAATCTATTTCAAAGGGTTAAATGGGTTCTAAATTTGCTAAAGGGAGACACACCAACAACAAAGAGACAATATTATCCCATGTTCAGCTTCATACACATTGATGAGAAGTGGTTTTATCTAAGCAAAAAATCACAGAGGGTTTACCTGGAAAGAAATGAAAAAGGAAAATACAGGGCAGCCAAGTCAAGCAAATTCATACCTAAAGTTATGTTCACAGCAGCTGTAGCAAGACCAAGATATAATGCAGAAAATGAGTGTATCTTTGATGGGAAGATAGGCATCTTCCCATTCACTTACCAAGAACCAGCCAAGAGGGCATCCAAATACAGAGCAAAGGGGACAGTTATCACCAAGATAGTTGAATCAGTGGGGAAAAAAGAAACAAGGAACATGTTAATCAATGATATTATACCAGCAATCATTCAGAAATGGCCAACAAGTGAAGGTCATAAAACTATATACATACAGCAAGACAACGCAAGGACACACATATGCCAAGAAGACCCAGAGGGGCAACAAGTTTATCAACAAAGGGAATTTACATTCATTCTGGTGCAACAACCTCCAAACAGTCAAGATTTAAATATTCAGGACTTGGGTTTTTTTAGAAGCATTCAGTCTTAA